A section of the Trichocoleus sp. genome encodes:
- a CDS encoding ABC transporter ATP-binding protein: MTAAVALQEVHKVYNNVSVVNGLSLTIEPGEIFGLLGPNGAGKSTTIRMLTTLTQPTQGEIVVAGYDVVRQPFGVKKQIGVVLQQISVDLDLTVWENMEFHARMHHIPNPRRQQEIDRWLDYVELADRRADLVKTLSGGMKRRLQIARALLHNPQILFLDEPTVGLDPQTRRRLWEIIKGLNQQGMTMLLTTHYMEEVEYLCDRIGIMDSGRLIELGTLDEFRQRHGKGLVMKQNGDRWDYQFFPTLDEAKAYLEQQPDKTGMMIRPSNLEDIFVELTGRQLD, translated from the coding sequence ATGACTGCTGCGGTTGCCCTGCAAGAAGTTCACAAGGTTTATAACAATGTCTCGGTGGTAAACGGTTTGTCACTGACGATCGAACCCGGTGAAATTTTTGGCTTACTGGGTCCCAACGGAGCCGGAAAATCAACCACCATCCGCATGCTGACTACCCTCACTCAACCGACGCAGGGTGAAATTGTCGTAGCAGGCTATGATGTCGTGCGGCAACCTTTTGGCGTGAAGAAGCAGATCGGCGTCGTCCTCCAGCAAATTAGCGTTGACCTTGATCTGACGGTTTGGGAAAACATGGAATTCCATGCCCGAATGCACCACATCCCCAATCCCCGTCGCCAACAAGAAATCGATCGCTGGCTGGACTATGTTGAATTAGCCGATCGCCGCGCTGATTTGGTTAAAACGCTTTCTGGCGGCATGAAGCGCAGGCTGCAAATTGCCAGGGCCCTCTTACACAACCCGCAAATCCTCTTTCTTGATGAACCCACCGTTGGACTCGATCCTCAAACCCGCCGCCGCCTCTGGGAAATTATCAAAGGTCTGAATCAGCAGGGGATGACGATGCTGTTAACGACGCACTACATGGAAGAAGTCGAATATCTGTGCGATCGAATTGGCATTATGGACAGCGGCAGACTGATTGAACTGGGAACACTCGATGAATTCCGGCAGCGTCATGGGAAAGGACTGGTGATGAAGCAAAATGGCGATCGCTGGGATTATCAGTTTTTCCCCACGTTGGATGAAGCCAAGGCTTATCTAGAACAACAACCTGACAAGACTGGCATGATGATTCGCCCCTCCAACTTGGAAGACATTTTTGTGGAGTTGACTGGACGACAGCTGGACTAG
- a CDS encoding DUF3067 family protein, protein MTGDDLHQLLLTKWGYSFDVQLRRVQGKVILQVMWKYLEQASFPMTEAEYMAHLETIASYITAWGGTEQVQQFVEQTRERPRLGKAVNIPIDLGERASEWILEG, encoded by the coding sequence ATGACGGGAGACGACTTACACCAGCTTTTATTAACAAAGTGGGGATATTCTTTTGATGTGCAGCTGCGTCGGGTTCAGGGGAAGGTGATTCTCCAGGTGATGTGGAAATATCTGGAGCAGGCTTCGTTTCCCATGACGGAAGCTGAATATATGGCACATCTCGAAACGATCGCCAGCTATATTACCGCTTGGGGTGGCACAGAGCAGGTACAGCAATTTGTCGAGCAGACCCGCGAACGTCCACGCTTGGGGAAAGCCGTTAATATTCCGATCGATCTAGGTGAACGCGCTTCAGAATGGATTCTGGAAGGGTGA
- a CDS encoding HhoA/HhoB/HtrA family serine endopeptidase encodes MGLSFKHFGLYALLLGIGGGTGWATSHYLKTADRQTQASSAIPAPSSSANSIAVYRQTQPATSVPANERLNHNFIADAVRRVGPAVVRIDSSRTVSPQIPNALQNPLFKRFFGDDSQIPPQERIEQGTGSGFIVSTDGHVITNAHVVEGADTVSVTLKDGRSFKGKVVGIDPVTDVAAVKIEASSLPTVTLGRSENLTPGEWAIAIGNPLGLDNTVTAGIISATGRSSSQVGIPDRRVRFIQTDAAINPGNSGGPLLNDRGEVIGINTAIRANAQGLGFAIPIETGWRIAQQLFEKGEAQHPYLGIQMVDLTPDLKESINQNSEIGLTVNEERGVLIIQVMQNAPAATAGLRPGDLILKVNNAPVASSSDVQEQIESSKVGGTVSVEVKRNNETKVVQVKPTAFPAE; translated from the coding sequence ATGGGTTTGTCATTCAAGCATTTTGGACTTTATGCACTCCTGCTAGGCATCGGCGGTGGCACAGGTTGGGCGACCAGTCACTATCTCAAAACAGCCGATCGTCAAACTCAAGCCTCATCAGCGATTCCTGCCCCTTCTTCTTCCGCAAACTCGATCGCTGTCTATCGACAAACACAGCCTGCGACTTCCGTTCCGGCAAATGAGCGATTGAACCACAACTTTATTGCCGATGCTGTACGGCGGGTTGGTCCTGCGGTTGTACGAATTGACTCTTCCCGCACCGTTTCACCTCAGATCCCCAATGCGCTGCAAAATCCCTTATTCAAGCGTTTCTTTGGCGATGATTCGCAGATACCACCGCAAGAGCGCATTGAGCAGGGTACAGGTTCTGGGTTTATTGTCAGCACTGACGGTCATGTGATTACTAATGCCCATGTCGTTGAAGGGGCAGATACAGTTAGTGTCACCCTCAAAGACGGGCGATCGTTCAAAGGAAAAGTGGTGGGGATTGATCCGGTTACAGATGTTGCCGCCGTTAAAATTGAGGCTTCCAGTTTACCAACCGTAACGCTGGGTCGCTCTGAAAACCTGACGCCAGGAGAATGGGCAATTGCGATCGGCAATCCACTGGGGTTAGATAACACGGTGACTGCCGGAATTATCAGCGCAACGGGGCGTTCTAGTTCACAGGTGGGTATTCCTGATCGACGAGTTCGCTTTATTCAAACGGATGCTGCCATCAACCCCGGAAATTCGGGTGGTCCTTTGCTGAACGATCGGGGTGAAGTGATTGGAATTAATACGGCAATTCGGGCAAATGCTCAAGGGCTGGGGTTTGCAATTCCGATTGAAACTGGCTGGCGCATTGCTCAACAGCTCTTTGAGAAGGGGGAAGCTCAGCATCCCTATTTAGGAATTCAGATGGTAGATTTAACACCTGATTTGAAGGAAAGTATTAACCAGAATTCTGAAATTGGCTTAACAGTGAATGAAGAGAGAGGTGTTTTGATTATTCAAGTAATGCAAAATGCACCTGCCGCTACTGCTGGACTCCGTCCTGGTGATCTAATTCTCAAAGTAAATAATGCACCTGTTGCAAGTTCTTCCGATGTGCAGGAGCAGATTGAATCTAGCAAGGTGGGTGGAACTGTTTCAGTCGAGGTGAAGCGAAACAACGAAACAAAGGTTGTTCAAGTAAAACCAACTGCATTTCCAGCCGAGTAA
- a CDS encoding DUF760 domain-containing protein produces the protein MVFNPDDFEFFGSDTGEGQINQLLKYLQHQSPEVLARVARSVSPEIKQIISQNVQGLVGVLPAEAFNVQVTTDRENLAGLLASAMMTGYFLRRMEQRMELESSIKGSSSLGIEPDDE, from the coding sequence ATGGTGTTTAACCCTGACGATTTCGAGTTCTTCGGTAGTGATACTGGAGAGGGTCAGATAAATCAGTTGTTGAAGTACCTTCAGCACCAATCTCCGGAAGTTCTGGCGCGAGTGGCTCGTTCCGTTAGCCCTGAGATTAAGCAGATCATTTCTCAAAATGTGCAGGGGTTAGTGGGTGTCTTACCCGCAGAAGCCTTTAATGTTCAAGTCACGACCGATCGCGAGAATCTGGCAGGCCTGCTTGCATCGGCGATGATGACGGGGTATTTTTTGCGGCGAATGGAACAGCGCATGGAGCTAGAGTCGAGCATTAAAGGCTCCTCTTCTCTGGGAATTGAACCGGACGACGAGTAG
- the scpB gene encoding SMC-Scp complex subunit ScpB, translated as MSRLPSKIEAILYLKAQPLPIGKIAEYAGCGREEAEQGLLELMAEYADRESALEIVETPNGFCLQLREAYQYLVNSLIPVDLGVGALRTLAAIALKGSIAQTDLVELRGSGAYQHVQELVSQGFVRKRRQSDGRSYWLQVTDKFHQYFQVDKLPQPSDP; from the coding sequence ATGTCTCGCCTTCCTAGCAAAATCGAAGCCATTCTCTACCTCAAAGCACAGCCTTTGCCGATCGGCAAAATTGCAGAATATGCTGGTTGCGGTCGAGAGGAAGCAGAACAAGGGCTACTGGAACTGATGGCAGAATATGCCGATCGAGAGAGTGCGCTGGAAATTGTAGAAACGCCAAATGGGTTTTGTTTGCAGTTGCGCGAAGCTTATCAGTATTTGGTGAATAGCCTGATTCCGGTTGATTTAGGCGTGGGAGCACTCCGGACGTTAGCGGCAATTGCGCTGAAGGGATCGATCGCTCAAACGGATCTCGTGGAGTTGCGCGGCTCGGGTGCTTATCAGCATGTTCAGGAGTTGGTGAGCCAGGGTTTTGTGCGGAAGCGGAGACAGTCAGACGGGCGATCGTACTGGCTTCAAGTCACAGACAAGTTTCACCAATACTTTCAGGTAGACAAGCTGCCTCAGCCTTCTGACCCGTAG
- a CDS encoding M23 family metallopeptidase, producing the protein MPQGVVKAVKQVLWLLLPIGVCLTPISEAIAQSSSSSTACQPPALSRLTRHRVRSGETLNSIAAQYRLIPATLIGLNPQLRQGRAPVGSEILVPPYNGIRVEVPTGSNWREIAKKYNVRADVLFEVNGCQDSPRVVFVPGVNWSPTPTPTTANSPIDRYPLDAVAPVVTRYGWQLNPASGQVVFHSGVNLSATSGTPVLAVGAGTIAFVGNQTGEGKLIVINHAQGLQTRYSQLGAVAVRSGQQVQAGQQIGTVGAQSSGAQSSSSQAGSTYLHFEVRSNSNLGWVAQDPGQFLPQIRANDRR; encoded by the coding sequence ATGCCTCAAGGTGTAGTGAAAGCAGTGAAACAAGTGTTGTGGCTCCTTTTGCCGATCGGGGTCTGCCTGACGCCAATCTCGGAAGCAATCGCACAAAGCAGCTCCTCATCAACCGCCTGTCAGCCACCTGCTCTGTCTCGCCTGACTCGGCATCGGGTGCGATCGGGGGAAACCCTAAATAGTATTGCGGCTCAATACCGTCTGATTCCAGCAACGCTGATTGGGCTGAATCCTCAATTGCGTCAGGGGAGGGCTCCAGTTGGCAGCGAGATTTTGGTTCCACCTTACAACGGGATTCGCGTCGAAGTCCCTACGGGTAGCAACTGGCGGGAGATTGCGAAAAAATATAACGTGCGGGCGGATGTTTTATTTGAAGTGAATGGCTGCCAGGATTCGCCTCGCGTTGTGTTTGTCCCTGGGGTGAATTGGTCGCCTACCCCTACTCCCACTACTGCCAATAGCCCGATCGATCGCTATCCCCTCGATGCTGTTGCTCCAGTTGTCACTCGTTATGGCTGGCAACTTAATCCTGCTAGTGGACAAGTTGTTTTCCATAGTGGCGTGAACTTATCAGCAACTTCAGGAACGCCTGTTTTAGCAGTGGGGGCAGGGACGATCGCCTTTGTAGGCAACCAGACCGGAGAGGGCAAGCTGATTGTGATTAATCATGCTCAAGGACTACAGACCCGCTATTCGCAACTGGGTGCGGTAGCAGTCCGATCGGGGCAGCAGGTTCAGGCAGGGCAACAAATTGGGACAGTTGGTGCTCAGTCTAGTGGTGCTCAGTCTAGTAGTTCTCAGGCTGGCTCTACTTACTTGCATTTTGAGGTGCGATCGAACTCCAATCTGGGTTGGGTGGCTCAGGATCCGGGGCAATTCTTGCCGCAAATTCGCGCAAACGATCGACGATAA
- a CDS encoding HEAT repeat domain-containing protein — MRQEGDAAFLARTGKNAIGRGWLRWVNLRPEESGRTFSMFAFYTLSSVGILWLEVSVAALFLGEYGAQSLPWIYLASAGIGTGLGFIYSWLQRILPLRGAIVLTSVLMTLPLLLFRVGLNPALLGGYTIFLMRLWLEAIYVINELNTSITANQLFTIREIKRTYPFISSGILAADVISGFSLPLLRSLIGLPNVILMACLMLFIGSGILFYLTRAYAQFFPDASRRRAQSKQQDFTAKRLKGSLRQYVWLVIAVFLMVQVLALLLDFQYLSQIEQSMEVDVEQIADFLALFSAILGIFELLTQWFISGRIVERLGVFVVALLPPVAIVGLSALTLIGALKLFVGIVILKFVDELLRYTFVASTGPVLFQPIPDGIRNRVQSFVRGIAEPLVTGLTGLGMLTTIWLVEQVSTSKAEVFQRTQSLIFLVYTALFALGWLLAIFLLRSKYLDVLVLSTERGRISLSELDLQAFKRSIVEALNRSSPEAEKKSCIELLTQIDPKNVSDILTPLLPSFPPALQRQSLEVMLNAPSAVYLKSVRQLLDRPLPPEVVAVALRYVWLTEPDPEIGQLRRYLKPAVDPVVRGTAASLMLRRGNPQQKAEATDTLRRMLTHKQERERVMGCRALGEAMYLQSLRLYIKSLLQDESLRVRCAILEAIAATHLEEYYPVLLRGLRYKSTREAAMRALVRLENEAIPLLVKLAEDPYQPDIVRFHAWSAIGQIGTTDALNVLVSRLMTAWGANRQTLLRILLKLPHEAGIEAVADTLGRSGIETFINQELLFLAQLYASMLDLNAEQVPGEIADLLRRALRDSERDGIDRLFLLMRFLYDADAIQAAAFSIESDSRVSVARGLEILDNTLDISSKQALLNILDQQDNVVKLQSLTDFLRYQPMQPTQRLRHLVELRHFLSDWTLACCFHLARQARWSLTSEQILSCLRSPTSYVREAVLSYLRAVSPRTLNDLLPYLKDDPDPLIVAQVQEILAKSALIMSNRP, encoded by the coding sequence ATGAGACAGGAAGGAGATGCCGCATTCCTAGCTCGAACCGGGAAAAATGCGATCGGGCGAGGCTGGTTGCGTTGGGTAAATCTGCGTCCAGAGGAAAGTGGACGAACGTTTTCGATGTTTGCCTTCTATACGCTCTCTTCCGTCGGCATTTTGTGGCTGGAGGTCAGCGTTGCAGCCCTGTTTTTAGGTGAATATGGTGCTCAATCATTGCCCTGGATCTACCTTGCGAGTGCCGGAATTGGGACAGGCTTAGGATTCATCTATTCCTGGCTTCAGCGCATTTTGCCTTTAAGGGGGGCGATCGTTCTAACTTCGGTACTGATGACGCTGCCGCTGTTGCTGTTTCGCGTCGGGCTAAATCCGGCGTTGCTGGGTGGATATACCATCTTTTTGATGCGGCTCTGGCTGGAAGCAATCTACGTCATCAATGAACTGAACACATCCATTACCGCTAATCAGCTCTTTACAATCCGAGAAATTAAGCGCACCTATCCATTTATTAGTAGCGGTATCCTGGCAGCAGATGTCATTAGCGGCTTCTCCTTACCTTTGCTGCGAAGTCTCATCGGGTTGCCGAATGTCATTCTGATGGCTTGCCTGATGCTATTTATTGGCTCTGGGATTCTGTTTTATCTCACTAGAGCCTACGCGCAGTTCTTCCCAGATGCTTCTCGACGCCGAGCGCAGAGCAAACAGCAAGACTTCACGGCAAAAAGGTTGAAAGGCTCACTACGGCAATATGTCTGGCTTGTCATTGCGGTTTTTCTGATGGTGCAGGTGCTGGCATTGCTGCTGGACTTCCAATATCTCAGCCAAATTGAGCAGAGTATGGAGGTTGATGTTGAGCAAATCGCTGACTTTCTCGCCCTCTTTAGTGCCATTTTGGGCATTTTTGAACTGCTGACCCAATGGTTTATTTCTGGGCGAATCGTAGAACGGTTGGGCGTGTTTGTAGTAGCGCTGCTGCCACCTGTGGCGATCGTGGGTCTCAGTGCCTTGACGCTGATAGGGGCACTCAAGCTATTTGTCGGCATTGTCATTCTCAAATTTGTGGATGAACTGCTCCGCTATACCTTTGTCGCCAGTACGGGTCCAGTCCTCTTTCAGCCCATTCCAGATGGGATTCGCAATCGGGTTCAGTCTTTTGTCCGAGGGATTGCCGAACCGCTGGTAACCGGACTGACAGGGCTGGGAATGCTGACAACCATTTGGCTCGTTGAACAAGTTTCGACCAGCAAAGCCGAAGTGTTTCAGCGAACGCAAAGTTTGATATTTCTGGTTTACACGGCTCTGTTTGCGCTGGGCTGGCTTCTGGCGATTTTCCTGCTGCGATCGAAGTATCTGGATGTGCTGGTGTTGAGCACGGAACGGGGACGAATTAGTTTGTCCGAATTAGATTTGCAGGCATTTAAGCGCAGTATTGTTGAAGCGTTAAATCGTTCCAGCCCAGAAGCAGAAAAAAAATCTTGTATTGAGCTTCTGACGCAAATTGACCCCAAAAATGTCAGTGATATCCTCACGCCACTGCTGCCTAGTTTTCCCCCTGCGCTCCAGCGTCAAAGCTTAGAGGTGATGCTGAATGCACCCAGTGCGGTCTATCTAAAATCTGTGCGGCAGTTGTTAGATCGTCCACTTCCTCCAGAGGTTGTTGCCGTTGCTCTACGTTATGTTTGGCTGACTGAGCCAGACCCAGAGATTGGGCAACTTCGTCGCTATTTGAAGCCAGCAGTTGATCCGGTCGTGCGAGGGACAGCAGCTTCCCTGATGTTACGGCGCGGCAATCCACAGCAGAAAGCAGAAGCAACCGATACCCTGCGACGAATGCTCACTCACAAGCAAGAACGAGAGCGGGTCATGGGCTGTCGGGCATTGGGTGAGGCAATGTATCTGCAGTCGCTGCGGCTCTATATTAAATCCCTGTTGCAAGATGAATCGTTGCGGGTGCGCTGTGCCATCTTAGAAGCGATCGCCGCTACTCATTTGGAAGAATACTATCCAGTACTGCTGCGGGGGCTCCGCTACAAATCCACTCGCGAAGCAGCAATGCGGGCACTGGTGCGCTTGGAGAATGAAGCCATTCCGCTATTGGTGAAACTGGCAGAAGATCCTTACCAACCTGACATCGTGCGGTTCCATGCTTGGAGCGCGATCGGGCAAATTGGCACCACAGATGCATTGAATGTGTTGGTATCGCGATTGATGACTGCCTGGGGAGCCAACCGCCAAACGCTGCTGCGAATTCTGCTTAAGCTGCCTCATGAAGCTGGAATTGAAGCAGTTGCTGACACCCTTGGACGCAGCGGCATCGAAACATTCATCAACCAAGAACTGCTGTTTCTGGCACAACTCTATGCCAGCATGCTAGACCTCAACGCAGAGCAAGTTCCAGGTGAAATTGCCGATTTGCTCCGGCGTGCCCTTCGAGACTCTGAGCGAGATGGAATCGATCGTCTGTTTTTGCTCATGCGCTTTCTTTATGACGCAGATGCAATTCAGGCAGCAGCATTCAGCATTGAGTCAGATTCGCGGGTAAGTGTGGCGAGAGGGCTGGAAATTCTCGACAACACTCTGGATATTTCTAGCAAACAGGCGTTGCTCAACATCCTTGACCAGCAGGACAATGTCGTAAAACTGCAAAGCCTGACAGATTTTCTCCGCTATCAGCCCATGCAGCCTACCCAAAGACTGCGCCATCTGGTTGAACTGCGCCATTTCCTCTCTGATTGGACATTAGCTTGCTGCTTCCACCTTGCTCGGCAAGCCCGCTGGAGCCTCACCTCCGAACAAATCCTTTCCTGCCTCCGCTCCCCCACAAGCTACGTCCGAGAAGCAGTGCTATCTTACCTGCGTGCCGTCTCCCCCAGAACCTTAAACGACCTCCTACCTTACCTCAAGGACGATCCCGATCCGCTGATCGTTGCCCAGGTTCAAGAGATTCTGGCAAAATCTGCACTGATAATGAGTAATCGCCCATGA
- a CDS encoding ComF family protein encodes MAEPRQRWRSRLSGLLDWVMESRCALCNRSTASSLCLDCQRQVKQCQTKNSLLREPDPVFAWGGYAGALKRSITALKYDNQPKLAALLGQWLGQAWNIAAPVQTSLLVLPIPLHQDKLKQRGFNQAELIAEAFCKQTQLPLERHALMRIRATEAQFNLVAEAREQNLTNAFQVNPKFQGRSSKSVLLLDDIYTTGATARAAIQALQQQGISVWGIAAVARAGFQR; translated from the coding sequence ATGGCAGAACCAAGGCAACGTTGGCGAAGCAGACTGTCAGGATTGCTGGATTGGGTGATGGAGTCTCGTTGTGCATTGTGCAATCGATCGACTGCATCAAGTTTATGTCTGGATTGCCAGCGGCAGGTTAAGCAGTGTCAAACGAAGAATTCTCTGTTGCGGGAACCTGATCCAGTGTTTGCCTGGGGTGGGTATGCCGGAGCTTTGAAGCGATCGATCACAGCACTGAAATACGACAATCAACCGAAGCTGGCGGCTCTTTTGGGTCAATGGCTCGGGCAAGCCTGGAACATTGCGGCTCCTGTTCAAACGTCACTTCTTGTCCTGCCCATTCCACTGCACCAAGATAAGCTGAAGCAGCGCGGTTTTAACCAGGCAGAGTTAATTGCTGAAGCATTTTGCAAACAAACTCAATTGCCGCTGGAGCGTCATGCCCTAATGCGGATTCGGGCAACAGAAGCTCAGTTTAATCTTGTGGCTGAGGCAAGAGAGCAAAACCTCACAAATGCGTTTCAAGTGAACCCGAAGTTTCAAGGACGATCGTCCAAATCAGTACTGTTGCTAGACGACATTTACACCACAGGAGCCACCGCTAGAGCAGCGATACAAGCCTTACAACAGCAAGGAATTTCAGTCTGGGGAATTGCAGCAGTTGCCAGGGCAGGATTCCAGCGTTAG
- a CDS encoding Crp/Fnr family transcriptional regulator — translation MLTSVDRLLFVRKVPIFQELRDDFLVRLAASMEELSFPTKHTIFTQGEEGRSLYVLVSGRVRVHIGDREIVQLEQGACFGEMAVFDAEPRSASVTTMELCECLMLTQLQLYDAIEETPGIAINIIRLLSRRTRELNQTINALSQRMRQEA, via the coding sequence ATGCTAACTAGCGTCGATCGCCTCCTATTTGTCCGCAAAGTGCCAATTTTTCAGGAATTGCGCGATGACTTTCTGGTGCGTCTCGCCGCCTCAATGGAAGAACTTTCTTTTCCCACCAAGCATACGATTTTTACGCAAGGGGAAGAAGGACGATCGCTCTATGTTCTGGTATCAGGACGAGTACGAGTGCACATTGGCGATCGAGAAATCGTACAGCTTGAGCAGGGAGCTTGCTTTGGAGAAATGGCAGTATTTGATGCAGAACCTCGATCGGCTTCCGTCACCACAATGGAACTTTGCGAGTGTTTGATGCTAACGCAGCTGCAGCTCTACGACGCGATCGAGGAGACGCCTGGCATTGCTATTAACATTATTCGCTTACTTTCTCGACGCACCCGCGAACTGAATCAAACAATCAACGCACTCAGTCAACGCATGAGACAGGAAGCCTAA
- the infC gene encoding translation initiation factor IF-3 produces the protein MALTKPNRDLPTINERIRFPKIRVIDSDGGQLGIMAPRDALRLAEEKELDLVLVSDKADPPVCRIIDYGKFKFEQEKKAREARKKQHTSDVKEVKMRYKIEDHDYQVRVNQAERFLKAGDKVKASIMFRGREIQHSDLAESLLKRMATDLQEFGEVQQAPKREGRNMMMLLSPKR, from the coding sequence ATGGCTCTGACCAAACCAAATCGTGATTTACCGACCATCAACGAACGCATTCGCTTTCCCAAGATTCGGGTAATTGATAGTGACGGTGGACAGTTAGGGATAATGGCTCCTCGCGATGCGCTTCGGCTTGCAGAAGAAAAAGAGCTTGACTTGGTTCTCGTTAGTGACAAGGCAGATCCACCAGTTTGCCGGATTATAGACTACGGCAAGTTCAAGTTTGAGCAAGAGAAGAAAGCCCGCGAAGCCCGCAAGAAGCAGCATACTTCTGATGTAAAAGAAGTGAAGATGCGCTACAAGATTGAGGATCACGACTATCAGGTACGGGTTAACCAGGCAGAGCGCTTCTTAAAAGCAGGTGATAAGGTTAAAGCTTCAATTATGTTCCGAGGACGAGAAATCCAGCACAGCGATCTGGCAGAAAGCTTGCTGAAACGCATGGCAACCGACCTGCAAGAATTTGGAGAGGTGCAACAGGCTCCAAAGCGGGAGGGTCGAAACATGATGATGTTACTCTCCCCTAAACGCTAG
- the tatC gene encoding twin-arginine translocase subunit TatC yields the protein MTVPSELETASAFPSDDLEIDRSILPDSDADAELDYLDEVPEDVEMSLFDHLEELRQRIFYALIAIVAGIILCFVFVNPIVQWLETPAHGIKFLQLAPGEYFFVSLKVAGYSGLVISSPFILYQIVQFVLPGLTRRERRLLAPIVFGSTFLFAGGLAFAYFLLIPAALNFFISYGEGVVEQAWSIERYFEFVLLLLFSTGLAFQIPVIQLLLGVLGIVNSKQMLAGWRFVVLGAAVLGAVLTPSTDPVTQSLLGGAVLALYFGGIGMVKLARR from the coding sequence ATGACTGTGCCTTCAGAACTGGAAACTGCATCGGCATTCCCCTCCGACGATCTCGAGATCGATCGCTCCATCCTGCCCGATTCTGATGCTGATGCAGAGCTGGATTATCTGGACGAAGTCCCAGAAGATGTCGAAATGTCGCTGTTTGATCACTTAGAGGAACTGCGGCAGCGGATCTTCTATGCCCTGATCGCGATCGTTGCAGGCATTATTTTGTGCTTTGTTTTCGTCAATCCGATCGTGCAGTGGCTCGAAACTCCAGCGCATGGAATTAAGTTCTTGCAGTTGGCTCCGGGAGAATATTTCTTCGTCTCGTTGAAGGTCGCAGGCTATAGCGGATTAGTCATTTCTAGCCCGTTCATTCTTTATCAAATCGTGCAGTTTGTTTTGCCAGGGCTGACCCGCCGTGAGCGTCGATTACTTGCGCCGATCGTCTTTGGCTCAACTTTCTTGTTTGCGGGTGGGCTGGCATTTGCCTATTTTCTACTCATCCCGGCTGCGCTCAATTTCTTCATTAGCTATGGTGAGGGTGTGGTTGAGCAAGCCTGGTCGATCGAACGCTACTTTGAGTTTGTTCTATTGCTGCTGTTTAGTACCGGGCTAGCATTTCAGATTCCGGTCATTCAGTTGCTTTTGGGGGTTTTGGGTATTGTCAACTCGAAGCAGATGTTGGCTGGCTGGCGGTTTGTGGTGTTAGGTGCGGCAGTGTTAGGTGCCGTCTTGACTCCTTCGACTGATCCAGTGACGCAGAGTTTGCTGGGTGGCGCAGTTCTGGCGCTTTACTTTGGTGGAATTGGCATGGTGAAACTGGCAAGACGGTAG